DNA from Leptospira koniambonensis:
CTAAACGTTTTATTTCCATAGAAGCAGTATAATTTTCACGGATCCATCGAATCGCAGGATAGATATTTGGCCCTTTACCTTGGGTTTGGCAGAATTTTCTCAGACGCCATCCTTGAGGCCCTAAAAGCACCCTATATAATATTTCTCTTTCGTAGATAGGCGCAAGCGCTGGAATATGTTCAGGAGTTTTTAGAAGACGGAGCATTCTGACCCAAGCTTCTAAAAGTTCGGTAGAGGCTTCACATGCTAGGAATTCGTTATTTGCATTTTCTTCTGAAGGATCTTTAGAAAGATCATTTAATAAATTTAAAATGGTATCTTGGTCCAATTCAAGTCCTAAAGAAATATACGGACCAGTTTTTCCTTGTTGTACTTTTCCGGTAGCAGGGATATCAGCTGATATCACGAAGTAAGAAGGCGCCTTTAGTTGAATAGTTTGTTCTCCTATAGAGATTGTCTTACCACCTTGGACAACTAATCCGATCATGGGCTCATAGACGGCTGCAAGTTGGTGTTCGGATACTTCTCCCTTTATCAATAATACTTTTGGGAGTTCCGTCTTAGTTGGCTTTGTGGTTGCTTGAATTGTTAGTTCAGCGATCTCTTTTAAGATTTCTTTCATTCTATAACATAATAAAATAGAACTGTATTTACAAAAGCAAAATCCAGGAATATTTAAATTTAATAATAGTCCGGTAGGATTAGGCAATTATTCGGCATGATCGTATCTTTACGAAATCTATAAAATCCTCTACGATCTATAATAATGGAGGACGTTATGAAAATTGCAATCGTCACAGGAGCAAGTAACGGGATCGGAAAAAATACAGCGATCGAATTAGGAAAAAGAGGAATTGGTGTAATCCTGACTTATCATTCAGATAAGAAAGGTGCAGAAGAAGTAGTAAAAGAAATAGAGAAGAATGGCTCCAAGGCAGTCAGCCTTAAATTGGATCTAAGCCAAAAGTCTTCTTTCGAAAGTTTTACTGAACTTGTAAAAAAGAATCTAGAAGAAATTTGGAAAAGAAAAACTTTTGATTACTTGGTAAATAATGGAGGAGTTGGTGGAGGAATGCCGTTCACTGAGATCACAGAAGAATATTTCGATCAGATTTTAAATACGAATTTCAAAGGACCATTCTTCATAACTCAGTCTCTTGTTAAATTTATAGAA
Protein-coding regions in this window:
- a CDS encoding AraC family transcriptional regulator, with protein sequence MKEILKEIAELTIQATTKPTKTELPKVLLIKGEVSEHQLAAVYEPMIGLVVQGGKTISIGEQTIQLKAPSYFVISADIPATGKVQQGKTGPYISLGLELDQDTILNLLNDLSKDPSEENANNEFLACEASTELLEAWVRMLRLLKTPEHIPALAPIYEREILYRVLLGPQGWRLRKFCQTQGKGPNIYPAIRWIRENYTASMEIKRLAAKSRLGVTTFHRQFKLITGLSPIQFQKQLRLLEARKLLVYSAYSASRAAFEVGYESVTQFNREYSRFFGDSPVRDASNVREKIALTS
- a CDS encoding SDR family NAD(P)-dependent oxidoreductase, with product MKIAIVTGASNGIGKNTAIELGKRGIGVILTYHSDKKGAEEVVKEIEKNGSKAVSLKLDLSQKSSFESFTELVKKNLEEIWKRKTFDYLVNNGGVGGGMPFTEITEEYFDQILNTNFKGPFFITQSLVKFIEDNGRIVNTSSSSSHGSFVGYSAYGASKAALTSWTKYLAKELSPRKIRVNAVSPGPTHTNLGGGAFDKYPEYIQPLADQTALGRIGSPDDIAKVIVNLLSDEFSWVTAQDLEVSGGFLL